A part of Microthrixaceae bacterium genomic DNA contains:
- a CDS encoding RHS repeat protein, with protein MSVTDPEGNKTSMDYDSIGRLEWVVAPKGNLVGADPELWKTRLVSDAFGRVIEETDPLGNRVKTGFDANGNMIRVETGLSATVTKGDVTTYGYDAVDRLTSVDPPGPGARTYSYDADGRRVGFVNELGGTWAYGYDGLGRLVSQSDPAGEVTAYGWDGEGRLGTVTQPDGSCTPPKTGCVTYSYDPAGRPVGVDYADPGTPDVENITYDVIGRRTHASRGGVTEMWGWDQRSRLVSHSDVNGRSTGYGWDDTGNLTSIHPGQTITGDPHLRRCGQDGVDHGIGAGSPRLGMTRTATGPRRCSLRYRRTGTSIRLTGVDRMVGVSWNRGSTVLGSLAYGPRDLKGQVTSVTGTGAVAGQDQSWSYDDRDRLTSTGTEGFGFDAATNLVDADGVLQVFDPAQRLC; from the coding sequence GTGTCGGTGACGGACCCGGAGGGCAACAAGACCTCCATGGACTATGACTCGATCGGGCGTCTGGAGTGGGTGGTGGCCCCGAAAGGCAATCTGGTGGGCGCAGACCCGGAGTTGTGGAAGACCAGGTTGGTGTCTGATGCGTTTGGTCGGGTGATCGAGGAGACCGATCCGTTGGGCAACCGGGTGAAGACAGGGTTCGACGCCAACGGGAACATGATCCGGGTGGAGACCGGCTTGTCAGCGACGGTCACCAAAGGTGACGTGACCACCTATGGCTATGACGCCGTGGATCGGCTCACGTCGGTGGATCCACCCGGTCCCGGTGCCCGCACCTATTCCTATGACGCGGATGGCCGGCGGGTGGGGTTCGTGAACGAGTTGGGTGGCACGTGGGCGTACGGGTATGACGGTTTGGGCCGTTTGGTCTCACAGAGCGACCCTGCCGGGGAGGTCACCGCCTATGGCTGGGATGGTGAGGGCCGGTTGGGGACGGTGACCCAACCCGACGGGTCCTGCACACCACCAAAAACCGGGTGTGTGACCTACTCGTATGATCCGGCGGGGCGCCCGGTTGGGGTGGATTACGCGGATCCTGGTACTCCTGATGTTGAGAACATCACCTATGACGTGATCGGCCGTCGTACCCACGCCAGTAGGGGTGGGGTGACGGAGATGTGGGGTTGGGATCAACGGTCCCGGCTGGTGTCGCACAGCGATGTGAATGGTCGTTCCACTGGTTATGGCTGGGATGACACCGGAAACCTGACGTCGATCCACCCCGGCCAGACCATTACCGGTGACCCGCACCTTCGACGGTGCGGGCAGGATGGTGTCGACCACGGGATTGGGGCCGGCTCACCACGTTTGGGTATGACCAGAACAGCAACTGGTCCGAGACGGTGTTCCCTGCGGTATCGGCGAACCGGGACGTCTATTCGTTTGACCGGGGTGGATCGGATGGTTGGTGTGTCTTGGAACCGCGGATCCACCGTGCTCGGCTCGCTCGCATATGGGCCCCGTGACTTGAAGGGCCAGGTCACGTCTGTCACCGGCACCGGAGCCGTGGCTGGCCAGGACCAGTCGTGGTCCTATGACGATCGGGATCGCCTCACTTCGACTGGGACGGAGGGGTTCGGGTTTGATGCGGCCACGAACCTGGTGGATGCGGATGGTGTGTTGCAGGTGTTCGACCCCGCCCAACGCTTGTGTTGA
- a CDS encoding RHS repeat-associated core domain-containing protein — translation MVSVTAIDPTAAGVVGVGTQEGELDGGIVVFDPAQHASTTMIVALSDTGTITVGSWTETDVAIDVIGVFRAPTRTWRYEYDTTGMRTAKQLDNTAGAGAEWRKEHTWTAGTGLPLLLAEHQGGQSTYVIYGPGGTPIYQINKTGEVIYLHQDHQGSTRLTTNANGTTRNTITYNAHGEITANTNWWLEQPLNGYTGQYHDTETGYIYLRARHYDPTTGQFTTLDPLVAITEEPYGYTGGNPANGSDPSGLCGFLGDGPCSPVGIAEDINDRAGQARELAGICNTKFDEGCTSYAEARPGGTQHVVDVCSGFLAGSSLGLAKGLIGDRARWGEPGTAAGWVIGGVSLVPFAIFAAPLFNAISITAGAFDAWNGCAASDSRTFKGCVATIAVWVMAAGFAKGISGSLPASAGGKNGWMQVITGAFGWMPGYEE, via the coding sequence ATGGTTTCGGTGACTGCGATCGACCCGACCGCGGCTGGTGTCGTCGGTGTCGGCACACAAGAGGGTGAGCTCGATGGTGGGATCGTGGTGTTCGACCCCGCCCAACACGCATCCACCACCATGATCGTCGCCCTCTCCGACACCGGAACCATCACCGTCGGGTCATGGACCGAAACTGATGTGGCAATCGATGTGATCGGAGTGTTCCGGGCGCCGACCCGCACCTGGCGTTACGAATACGACACCACTGGCATGCGCACCGCGAAGCAACTAGACAACACGGCTGGTGCCGGTGCCGAGTGGCGTAAAGAACACACCTGGACCGCCGGAACCGGCCTCCCGCTACTGCTCGCGGAGCATCAAGGAGGCCAGAGCACGTATGTGATCTACGGTCCTGGTGGGACACCGATCTATCAGATCAACAAAACCGGTGAAGTCATCTACCTCCACCAGGACCACCAAGGCTCCACAAGACTCACAACCAACGCCAACGGCACCACCCGCAACACCATCACCTACAACGCTCACGGCGAAATCACCGCCAACACCAACTGGTGGCTCGAACAACCACTCAACGGCTACACAGGCCAATACCACGACACAGAAACCGGCTACATCTACCTAAGAGCCCGCCACTACGACCCCACAACCGGCCAATTCACAACCCTCGACCCACTAGTCGCAATCACCGAAGAACCCTACGGATACACCGGCGGCAACCCCGCTAATGGAAGTGACCCTAGCGGCCTCTGTGGGTTCCTTGGCGATGGGCCATGCAGTCCAGTTGGTATCGCCGAAGACATTAATGATCGGGCGGGGCAAGCGCGCGAACTCGCAGGAATTTGCAATACAAAGTTTGATGAGGGCTGCACGTCCTATGCCGAGGCAAGGCCCGGTGGCACGCAACATGTGGTTGATGTTTGTTCCGGTTTCTTGGCTGGTTCCTCGCTAGGCTTAGCGAAGGGACTCATCGGGGATAGGGCGCGCTGGGGTGAGCCGGGAACAGCTGCTGGATGGGTTATTGGGGGCGTCTCCTTGGTCCCATTCGCGATATTTGCAGCACCACTATTTAATGCGATAAGTATCACGGCCGGGGCGTTCGATGCTTGGAACGGTTGTGCCGCATCTGACTCGCGAACATTCAAAGGCTGTGTCGCCACCATTGCAGTTTGGGTGATGGCGGCGGGATTTGCTAAGGGAATTTCGGGCTCTCTTCCTGCTTCAGCAGGCGGGAAGAACGGATGGATGCAGGTCATTACTGGCGCCTTCGGCTGGATGCCTGGCTACGAGGAATGA
- a CDS encoding transposase, whose amino-acid sequence MAELAVPEQMAVAIERSDGIVVGLLGAAGHSVLVAEPAGFRATRPRWGSVCTNSDAGDAFMLADYARTDGQRLHRVLPVVEATRELGVLARARSAVVDARTAASNQLWAVLAEHWPGAAMVFQKLTSKITLAFLTDYPTPQAAAHLGEGRMGQFCQRHAYGAGKLPLNSSADFELPLSPRCRSTRMFFRPSSLGLSPKSGC is encoded by the coding sequence TTGGCCGAGTTGGCTGTCCCCGAGCAGATGGCAGTAGCGATCGAGCGTAGCGACGGCATCGTCGTTGGGTTGCTTGGTGCTGCTGGTCACTCGGTTCTGGTGGCTGAACCAGCAGGGTTCAGAGCCACACGGCCACGCTGGGGGTCGGTGTGCACAAACTCGGATGCTGGGGACGCGTTCATGCTCGCTGACTACGCCCGGACCGATGGCCAGCGGCTGCACCGGGTTCTTCCGGTCGTGGAAGCGACTCGAGAACTTGGAGTGCTCGCCCGTGCTCGTAGCGCTGTGGTCGATGCCCGCACTGCAGCGTCGAACCAGTTGTGGGCCGTCCTGGCCGAGCACTGGCCCGGGGCCGCAATGGTGTTCCAGAAGCTGACCTCGAAGATAACCCTGGCGTTCTTGACCGACTATCCGACACCGCAGGCGGCCGCCCATCTAGGCGAGGGACGGATGGGCCAGTTCTGCCAGCGTCACGCATATGGGGCGGGAAAACTCCCGCTGAACTCGTCAGCCGACTTCGAGCTGCCCCTGTCGCCGCGATGCCGATCTACCCGAATGTTCTTTCGGCCATCGTCGCTGGGTCTGTCGCCCAAATCCGGGTGCTGA
- a CDS encoding transposase, giving the protein MTRASGKTHTVGFRYAANKASRVANTGFADNSRHSSAWAADRYSQVRARGARHPHAVRIWARCWLRVIWACWHTNTIYDPLRHGGEQLAVTTT; this is encoded by the coding sequence GTGACCCGAGCCTCTGGCAAGACCCATACGGTCGGGTTCCGTTACGCCGCGAACAAGGCATCTCGCGTGGCGAATACTGGTTTCGCTGACAATTCCCGACACTCCTCAGCTTGGGCTGCCGACCGCTACAGCCAGGTCCGCGCCCGCGGAGCCCGCCACCCCCACGCCGTGCGAATCTGGGCCCGCTGCTGGCTCCGCGTCATCTGGGCCTGCTGGCACACCAACACCATCTACGACCCGTTACGACACGGCGGAGAGCAGCTCGCCGTCACCACCACTTGA
- a CDS encoding integration host factor has protein sequence MAQPPSLTPEQRAAALEKAAAARRARAELKERLKLGSITLAEVLEQGETDELVGKTKVLAVLESLPGVGKVKARRTMEEIGIADTRRVRGLGSQQREALLAAFS, from the coding sequence ATGGCACAGCCTCCTTCCCTCACCCCCGAACAGCGTGCTGCCGCACTGGAAAAGGCGGCGGCTGCTCGTCGGGCCCGGGCCGAACTGAAGGAGCGCCTCAAGCTGGGGTCGATCACCCTGGCCGAGGTGCTCGAACAGGGCGAAACCGATGAACTGGTCGGTAAGACCAAGGTCCTCGCCGTGTTGGAGTCCCTTCCCGGCGTCGGCAAGGTCAAAGCCCGCCGCACCATGGAAGAGATCGGCATCGCCGATACCCGACGGGTTCGGGGCCTCGGTAGCCAGCAGCGCGAGGCGTTGCTGGCCGCGTTCTCCTGA
- a CDS encoding transposase, giving the protein MKYDQEFKDGAVRLVLDTGRPIAEVAREIQVHPGTLGNWLDKAREAERPDGLGLSEREELLKLRREVHELRMQRDVLKRSVVLWVDEAMGRRP; this is encoded by the coding sequence ATGAAGTACGACCAGGAGTTCAAAGACGGTGCGGTGAGGCTGGTGCTTGACACTGGTCGACCGATCGCTGAGGTTGCCCGGGAGATCCAGGTTCATCCGGGCACGCTTGGGAACTGGCTCGATAAGGCCCGTGAGGCTGAGCGACCTGATGGCCTTGGGTTATCCGAACGTGAGGAGCTGTTGAAGCTCCGGAGAGAGGTGCATGAGCTGCGGATGCAGCGTGATGTACTCAAACGATCGGTGGTCCTTTGGGTGGACGAGGCGATGGGCCGGCGGCCGTGA